From the Methanobacterium sp. BAmetb5 genome, the window TGAGGGCAATCAAGTTCGTTTAGGATTTCTCGAATTTTGTAGAGTTGTTCTTTGCTAAATCCATCTGTTGGCTCATCCAATATCAACAAATTAGATTTCATTCCAGTTGAAACATTTTTAACAACATTGTTTAAAGCCAAACGGTAAGCAAGTGCAACACTAGTCTTCTCACCACCACTCAAATAATTCATGTCTTGTTCAAACCTATCCTGTTGAACAATTGGAGAAAAATCTTTGTCGTTCAATTTGGCAGTTTTAGTATCATCATCAATAAGCATATTGAACCATTTTTGGAAGTTATCATTAAACTCATTAAATCGTTTATTCATCACATGATTTTCAATTAATCTAATCGTTGGAACGAAATAGTCGTTCAACCATAACTGATACTCATTTAATCTATCTAACTGAGTTTTAAGTTCTTCCTTTCTCTGGATTTCTTCACATAATCTGAATATATTTTCTTTAATACTCGCAATCAAAGTTTTAGTGGATGCTAATTCGTCATTAATATTCCTAAATTCTTCTTTAATTTTATCATAATTCAAATTCAATTCATCCATTTTCTGTAATAACTCATCCAAATTATCAGATTTCTCTTTTGCAGTTACCAGATCATTTTCATACCGCTGAATATCTGATTTGAAAACCAGTATCATCTGTTTATTTTCTTCAATTCTTTCCAAATTCTTTTTGAATTGATAATTGGCATTGTCAAGAATTTTCCTATTTCTTTCAAACTCTTTTAATTCATCGAGAGTTTTTTCAAGACGATACATGTACTCATCAATATTTTCAAAGTCTACTGAGTCATCTGTTAATGATAGTTTCTCATTCAATTTGTGTAAATTTATTTTAACAGAATCAATCCTGTCATTTAAAGCACATAAGTTGGATATTTTTTTGATAAGTGATTCTAAATCTTCTAACTTACTTTTAAGACGAGCTAATTCCCTTTCTTTCGACTTACTTTCATCATTTGTCTTTAATAACGACTCATTTAGACATTTAAGTTCATTATTGATTTTATTAATCTCATCTTCCATTTCATTTTTTAAGTCTTTTTTGTGCTCAAAATCTAATAAAGTACCACAGATAGGGCATGAACCTTCCAATTCTTCTAAATTTCCCATTTTTTCGAGAATATTATTCCTTTTAGCTTCCAATCTGTATTTCTTCTCTGAAATCAACTTTATATTCTCTAAATCAAGGTTTATTAGATCATTCTGTTTATTTATTCTAGAAATCAAAATTTCTTTCCCATATTGTAATTCATCAAGATTTTTGTTTTTATCTTCACCAAGATCACTTTCAATTTGCTGTTTATCCCCATTGAGTAAATTTAAATTAGCAGTTAAACCTTCACGATTTTTAAGCAGCTCTTTAACAAACTTAATCTGTTTGTTCAAATCATCCTGATTTTTATTCGTTGGCCTTGCCCTCTCACCCAATTCATTAATAATTGGCAAAAATCTAGATTCGTTTTCGTCCTGAGCTTCTATTATTTCTTGGTCATATCTACCCAAAGATTGATTTTTATCTGCTATTTGCTTTAACAGGTGAGGAATTTCTGCTTTTATTTCTTTAGTTTGTGAAATCAAATCATTTAACTCAAGAATTTCTTTCCTCTGCCCATTCACCATTCTTTCCGTGATTTCTTGAGTGTTAGAAAGTTCACGTAGAAAAACTTCTTTTTCTTCTTTTTTTGCCAGCAATTCTTCAAATTCTATGGTTTTTTCTATAAGATCATTGGTTTGACCAGACAAATAGCTAGTTTTATTTTTTAAATACCTCAAAATGAGATATGCATTATCTGCAGCAACCATGTAATCTTCAATACCAAAAGCTTTCCTAAGAGTTTGGAGTCTTGATTCTGGTTTTTGAGTGATAATTTGTTTCATCTCTTCTTGGGGAGTGTAAATTGCATACCTGAAAATATAACTATTTGCTCGAGGATTTGGATCTTCCTTAAAATCAAGGATTTCAAGAATTTTTTCTTTCATTTCAGAAGGAGATAACTGCCATTTAGCACCATCAAATACCAGTATTCCCTTATCCTGCTTTACGGGAGAGTCAGTATTCTTTCTAAGTAATCTTCTCTCGATTCTACCATGTTTTCCTTCAATTTCAAATTCTAAAATAACAGAACCTTTCAGAGTATTTTTACGTAATAAAGAATCTCCTCTCTGATTTCCAAGTCCAAATAATGCAAATTCAATAGCCATCAAAATTGTAGACTTCCCAGAACCAATGTCCCCCTCAAAGAGAGATATTCCCAATGGAAATTCTATCTTAGCCCGTTCATAACTTCTTATATTCCGGATAATGAGTGATTTGAATATCATTTAATAACCCTAAATATTTAAAATGTTTAAAGAATCTTTTAAAATCCTGTTGGAATAGTTTGCTTTTTTTTCATTGACTTTTTGACTCTCTTTTAAAATATTCATCAAATTTACAGCCAAATCAACGCCATTTTCATCATTCAAATCATCATCTAAAACGTCAACATTGGAAATGTTATCTTTAAACAAATTTCTTTCAATTTCAGAATCTTCTTCTCCTTTATAAGTTACTGCTTCAAATTCTTTAGAACGGAATGAAAAATGAGAAATACCCACATGAATAGCTCCTTTATCCCTAATTTTCA encodes:
- a CDS encoding SMC family ATPase, giving the protein MIFKSLIIRNIRSYERAKIEFPLGISLFEGDIGSGKSTILMAIEFALFGLGNQRGDSLLRKNTLKGSVILEFEIEGKHGRIERRLLRKNTDSPVKQDKGILVFDGAKWQLSPSEMKEKILEILDFKEDPNPRANSYIFRYAIYTPQEEMKQIITQKPESRLQTLRKAFGIEDYMVAADNAYLILRYLKNKTSYLSGQTNDLIEKTIEFEELLAKKEEKEVFLRELSNTQEITERMVNGQRKEILELNDLISQTKEIKAEIPHLLKQIADKNQSLGRYDQEIIEAQDENESRFLPIINELGERARPTNKNQDDLNKQIKFVKELLKNREGLTANLNLLNGDKQQIESDLGEDKNKNLDELQYGKEILISRINKQNDLINLDLENIKLISEKKYRLEAKRNNILEKMGNLEELEGSCPICGTLLDFEHKKDLKNEMEDEINKINNELKCLNESLLKTNDESKSKERELARLKSKLEDLESLIKKISNLCALNDRIDSVKINLHKLNEKLSLTDDSVDFENIDEYMYRLEKTLDELKEFERNRKILDNANYQFKKNLERIEENKQMILVFKSDIQRYENDLVTAKEKSDNLDELLQKMDELNLNYDKIKEEFRNINDELASTKTLIASIKENIFRLCEEIQRKEELKTQLDRLNEYQLWLNDYFVPTIRLIENHVMNKRFNEFNDNFQKWFNMLIDDDTKTAKLNDKDFSPIVQQDRFEQDMNYLSGGEKTSVALAYRLALNNVVKNVSTGMKSNLLILDEPTDGFSKEQLYKIREILNELDCPQIILVSHERELESFADNLFSIEKVGGISQVSKIN